CCCGGCGCGGTGCTGGACGGCGCGGTTTCGCTGGCCGGGCGCGACCTGCTGGCCCTGACGCCGGAACAGTTGCGGCAGGTGCGCTGGAAGGAATTCAGTCTGGTGTTTCAGGCGAGCATGAACGTGCTCAATCCGGTGCTAAAGATCAGAGAGCAGGTGTACGACGCGATGCAGGCGCACGGTATCACCGATAAAGTGAAGCTCGACGCCCGCGCCCGCGAACTGTTCCGGCTGGTGGGCATCCGCGAGGAGTATCTGGATTCGTACCCGCACCAGCTGTCGGGCGGTATGAAGCAGCGCGTGGTGATCGCCATTGCGCTGGCGCTGGAACCCAAACTGATCGTGATGGACGAGCCGACCACCGCGCTCGATGTGGTGGTGCAGCGGCAGATCTTGCAGGAGATCAGCGAGGTGCGGCGGCGGCTGGGCATCAGCATCGTGTTTATTACTCACGATCTGAGCCTGCTGGTCGAAATGAGCGACCGGGTGGCGATCATGTACGCCGGAGAAATCGTGGAACAGGCTCCAGCACACGAACTGTACGCGCAACCGGCGCATCCCTACACCCAGCAGCTCATGAACGCCTTTCCGCCGATGACCGGGGCACGCGAGCGGCGCAGCGGCATTCCGGGCCGCCCACCCGCTCTGAGCGAGACCATCACCGGCTGTCCGTTTTTCGCTCGCTGCACCAAGCACATGCCCGGCATCTGCGACGTGAAGCCGCTTCAGACCTTCGAATTGAATGCGGCGCATTCGGTGGCGTGCTTCCTGTACGACCCCACCGTCTCGCCCGCCCTGAAAGAATCTGCTGCCCACCGAGTCGGCGCAGAGGAGGTGAATCTTGAGTCTGTCGTCTCCCTCCCGCACGCCAACTGATCCGGTTTCCGGCGGCAATACGCTGGAAATCGAGGGACTCCGCAAAGTGTTTACGTCGCGGGGCCGGGCGAACGTGGTCGCCGTCAACGACGTGACCTTCAGCATCCGGCGCGGTGAGGTGCTGGGGCTGGTGGGCGAGTCGGGCAGCGGCAAGAGCACGATTGCCCGCCTGATCGCGCACCTGTATCAGCCCACATCGGGCGAAATCCGGCTGAGCGGTGAGAATATTCCCAACCGCATGGGCGGCGCGGCGCTGCGGCAGTTTCGCAAACATGTCCAGATGATCTTTCAGGACCCCTACGCCAGCCTGAACCCGCTGCATCCGGTGGGCTACACGCTGTCGCGCCCCCTGAAGATTCACCGTCTGGCACGCGGAAATTCAGACAAGCAGGTTCACGCGCTGCTGGAACGGGTGGGTCTGTCGCCCGCCGCCACGTATGCTGCCAAACGCCCCTTCGAACTGTCGGGCGGGCAGCGTCAGCGGGTCGGCATTGCCCGCGCCCTGGCCGTCCAGCCCGAACTGATTCTGGCCGACGAACCGACCTCGGCGCTCGACGTATCCATCCGGCTCGACGTGATGAATCTGCTGCTCGACCTGAAAGACCAGGAAGGGCTGAGCATGCTGTTCATCACGCACGATCTGGCGGGCGCACGCTATATGAGCGACCGGGTGGCGGTGCTGTACGCCGGAACACTGGTGGAACTCGGCCCTGCCGAACAGGTGATCGACCGCCCGCAACATCCGTATACCCAACTGCTGAAAAGCGCCGCTCCCAAACCCGACGCGGGCTTGACGCCCGACCACATCGAGGCGCGGGGCGAGGTGCCCGACCTGAAGGCGCTTCCGCCCGGCTGCCCCTTCGAGCCGCGCTGCCCCTACGCCATGCCAGAATGCAAAGACGGTCTGCCGCGCATGTACGACGTGGGCGAAGGGCATCAGGCCCGCTGCATCCTGCACGACCCCGCAGTGAAGGCAAAACGCGGCGGGGCAGTTGGAGAGTACGCGCTGTAGAAGAGACGTGATGCGTGATGAGGGATGGGTGATGAGGCAGGGCAATCGCTGACGCTCACTTACCCCCCAGTTCCTCTGGAACGGCCCCCCTGAAGAGGGACTGAAACAGAGAAAAGAGCAAAGAAGGCAAGTGGCTCTGTTCCTAGCTCCCTCTTTTCCGCATCACCCATCCCTCATCACTCATCCCCCTCCCCGTCCCTCACCCCCATTCAAAGGATTCCTATGGCTAGCGTAAAACTCGCCTATATCGGCGGCGGCA
The Deinococcus ruber DNA segment above includes these coding regions:
- a CDS encoding ABC transporter ATP-binding protein, whose amino-acid sequence is MSLSSPSRTPTDPVSGGNTLEIEGLRKVFTSRGRANVVAVNDVTFSIRRGEVLGLVGESGSGKSTIARLIAHLYQPTSGEIRLSGENIPNRMGGAALRQFRKHVQMIFQDPYASLNPLHPVGYTLSRPLKIHRLARGNSDKQVHALLERVGLSPAATYAAKRPFELSGGQRQRVGIARALAVQPELILADEPTSALDVSIRLDVMNLLLDLKDQEGLSMLFITHDLAGARYMSDRVAVLYAGTLVELGPAEQVIDRPQHPYTQLLKSAAPKPDAGLTPDHIEARGEVPDLKALPPGCPFEPRCPYAMPECKDGLPRMYDVGEGHQARCILHDPAVKAKRGGAVGEYAL